The genome window GACTGGAAAGCGCCCCCCGACCGCCGCAATCCGGTCGACGTCCTGATCGACTCCAACGTCGGCCGGATGCCGGAGCTGATTCCCATTCGATACGGCCGAATGCTCACCTCGCCGTTCACGTTCTTTCGCGGAGCGGCGGCGGTCATGGCGGCGGACCTGTCGCAGGGCCCCGTGACTGGGATCCGCGTGCAGGCGTGCGGCGATTGCCATCTGCTGAACTTCGGCCTCTTTGCAACCCCCGAGCGGAACCTCATCTTCGACGTGAACGACTTCGATGAGACCCTCCCCGCGCCGTGGGAGTGGGACATCAAGCGGCTGGCGGCCAGCTTTGTGCTCGCCGGACGCGACAACCGTTTCCGGGCCGCGGACGCGCGGGAGTCCGCCGTTGCGGTCGTGCGGGCCTATCGGGAACGGCTGGCCGAACTCGCCACGATGACCGTCCTCGAAGCGTGGTACTCCCGGCTCGACGTGCTCAAGATTCTGAAGGAGACCGAGGACCCCGAGATGCGGGAGTTCCGCGAAAAGCGACTGAAGAAAGCGCAGTCCCGGACCACCATCGATCACGAGTACCCCAAGCTGGTGGAGGAGGTCGGCGGCGAGCCGCGGATCAAGGACGACCCGCCGTTCATCTTCCATCACGCCAGCACGGAGACCGACGAGGCGCGGGAGATCATCGAGGAGGCGTTCCTGGCGTATCGCGAGACGCTGCGATTCGACCATCGGTTTCTGCTCGACAAGTTCCACATGAAGGACATCGCCGTCAAAGTCGTGGGGGTGGGGAGCGTCGGGACGTTCTGCGGGATCATCCTGATGCTCTCCGAGACGGACGATCCGCTGTTCCTGCAGTTGAAGCAGGCGACCCGTTCGGTGCTGGAGCCGTACGCCGGCCCCAGCCAGTTCGAGCATCACGGGCAGCGGGTGGTGGCGGGGCAGCGGCTGATGCAGGCGGCGAGCGACCTGTTCCTGGGCTGGACCACGGGACGCCATGGCCGGCAGTACTATCTGCGGCAGCTCCGCGACATGAAGATCAAGCCGATGGTCGAGATCTACCGACCGCGGCACATGGTGGAGTACGCCGGCTTCTGCGGACAGGCGCTGGCGAACGCGCACAGCCGCTCCGGCGACGCCGCGACGTTGAGCGGCTACCTCGGCAATCTGGACAACTTTGACGAGGCGATCGCGGACTTCGGGGTCGCTTACGCGGACCAGACGGAGCAGGACCACGCGGCGCTGGTGGAAGCGGTCCGGACCGGGAAGATCGAGGCCGTCAGCGACGAACGGTGAGCCTCCTCCGGTGTCCGTGCCGGCAAAGCCTCCATAGCGCAACCCAACGTGATTCGGCTGGGTGGCACTGCTGGCAGCTTTGGGCCAGCAGTGACTGGACGCCGGGCTGACAACGGCACTGTTCGTCAAAGCACGGGCAACGGCACCCTGCGGAACTGTCCCAGCCATAACGGGCACGGGAGGGCAACGAGAACGTTCGCAAGCCATGCGCGGGACAGTCGCGGCCGAGACCATGGGTGCTTGTGCCACGATTTGCCGTTACAAGACGGGACAGTTCAGGGAACACCGGTACGGAGGAGGGGCCATGGCAAAGGCGGTCGTCTGGACACTGACGGTGGTCGGCCTTCTGCCGTCGATCCTTCTGGTGCTGGCCTCGCTGGACGCAATCCGTTCACAGTCGCAGGCACTGGCGGCGGCCGGGCGGGAGAAGGCGGATTTCCTCCAGTTCATCCACATGATTCGCTTCCGAAGCTGGAGCCTGACCTTCTATCCACGCGTCTGGCCGCTGGTTCTCATTGGCACGGGCGCGATCTTCCTCCTCGCGGGGCTCTTCGCGCTCCTGCACGTCGGCGCAGACTGACACATTGGGGGAAAAACCGTGTCGGCCGCGGTATTCTTCGACCCGCACCGCGACGGCGAGCTGGCCAGATAAGATAGAGAGGAGCAAAGTGAGGCGATCGCGTGTCAGACCCCAGCGAAGAACCCGATCGAGGACTTGCAGAAATCCGGATGTATCCTGGAGCGTTCTGGCGGAACGTCCTGATCATTGCCCCTTACCTGGGGTCGCTTTCTCTCGCGCTGCTCCTCCACATCTGGCTGAATAGTGAAGAGCCTTGGCCTCACCCGTGGCTCA of Planctomyces sp. SH-PL14 contains these proteins:
- a CDS encoding DUF2252 domain-containing protein, whose protein sequence is MSAATYVPRAERTEAGKSLRASVPRSIHRDWKAPPDRRNPVDVLIDSNVGRMPELIPIRYGRMLTSPFTFFRGAAAVMAADLSQGPVTGIRVQACGDCHLLNFGLFATPERNLIFDVNDFDETLPAPWEWDIKRLAASFVLAGRDNRFRAADARESAVAVVRAYRERLAELATMTVLEAWYSRLDVLKILKETEDPEMREFREKRLKKAQSRTTIDHEYPKLVEEVGGEPRIKDDPPFIFHHASTETDEAREIIEEAFLAYRETLRFDHRFLLDKFHMKDIAVKVVGVGSVGTFCGIILMLSETDDPLFLQLKQATRSVLEPYAGPSQFEHHGQRVVAGQRLMQAASDLFLGWTTGRHGRQYYLRQLRDMKIKPMVEIYRPRHMVEYAGFCGQALANAHSRSGDAATLSGYLGNLDNFDEAIADFGVAYADQTEQDHAALVEAVRTGKIEAVSDER